In one window of Pseudoalteromonas sp. GCY DNA:
- a CDS encoding alpha/beta fold hydrolase, giving the protein MIEQKSLLVDIADGHKLHLRYIAKPDSSGPVVFFMHGAVENGKIFYTESNKGLAPFLAEHGYRCFVGDLRGRGESIPKIDAEADYGQTESILHEIPEMLNFIERYTGSRAQYWIAHSWGGVLMNSVFARFPEEIQHVNACVYFGSKRSLHNNHLSKLLKANLLWFNVAHYYSKKHGYLPAKRLGWGSDDESLKSHAQSADWAQKHPWIDSDDGFNYAAVLQDMTLPPILHIAGVKDKALAQPVDIQAFIRESGKGIQELRIYGKKHGHRHNYGHIDMLTHKHARDDQFKDLLAWFDRFAVEQSSSQ; this is encoded by the coding sequence ATGATAGAGCAAAAATCACTATTAGTTGATATAGCCGATGGGCATAAACTCCACCTCAGATATATAGCGAAACCGGATAGTAGCGGCCCCGTTGTGTTTTTTATGCATGGTGCGGTTGAAAATGGCAAAATTTTTTATACTGAAAGCAATAAAGGGCTAGCGCCTTTTTTAGCTGAACACGGCTATCGCTGTTTTGTTGGTGATCTTCGTGGGCGAGGAGAGAGCATACCTAAAATCGACGCTGAAGCGGATTATGGTCAAACTGAATCAATCTTGCACGAAATCCCTGAAATGCTGAATTTTATCGAACGATATACCGGATCTAGAGCACAATATTGGATTGCACATTCTTGGGGAGGTGTATTGATGAATAGTGTTTTTGCACGCTTTCCTGAAGAAATCCAGCATGTTAATGCATGTGTCTATTTTGGCTCTAAGCGTAGTTTACATAACAATCACCTGAGCAAATTACTGAAAGCAAACCTGCTGTGGTTTAACGTTGCGCACTATTATTCGAAAAAGCATGGTTATTTACCTGCAAAGAGGCTTGGTTGGGGAAGTGATGATGAGTCTTTAAAATCACATGCTCAAAGTGCTGACTGGGCTCAGAAGCACCCATGGATTGACTCGGATGACGGTTTTAATTATGCCGCAGTATTACAAGACATGACGTTACCTCCAATCTTGCACATTGCGGGTGTTAAAGATAAAGCACTAGCACAACCTGTCGATATTCAAGCATTTATTCGTGAATCGGGAAAGGGGATACAAGAACTCAGAATTTATGGAAAAAAGCACGGCCATCGGCACAATTATGGGCACATAGACATGTTAACCCATAAACATGCACGTGATGATCAGTTTAAAGATTTGCTGGCGTGGTTTGATCGCTTTGCGGTTGAGCAATCATCTTCTCAATAA